A genomic segment from Euleptes europaea isolate rEulEur1 chromosome 15, rEulEur1.hap1, whole genome shotgun sequence encodes:
- the LOC130487720 gene encoding translocon-associated protein subunit delta-like, producing MRTLQQQRFRFLLPPTSALHRCSHQAVRISFVAAETCTEPTISPSYYTTSDTVISSETVFVVEISLTCKNGAQNVALHADVNGNQFPVTRVQDVGRYQVSWSMEHKLARSGTYEGKFFDEESYSILRKAQRNNEDISEIKPLFTVNVDHRGAWSGLWVSTEVLVACIGLLVYYLAFSAKSNIQA from the exons ATGCGCACTCTGCAGCAACAGCGCTtccgcttccttctccctcctaCTTCTGCACTCCACCGCTGCTCGCACCAAGCTGTCCGCATCTCGTTTGTCGCGG CTGAAACCTGCACAGAACCAACCATCTCTCCATCCTACTACACTACCTCAGATACTGTTATCTCTTCTGAGACTGTCTTTGTCGTCGAGATTTCCCTCACCTGCAAAAATGGAGCTCAGAACGTTGCCCTCCACGCGGATGTTAATGGAAATCAGTTTCCTGTCACTCGGGTTCAAGATGTCGGCCGCTATCAGGTCTCCTGGAGCATGGAGCACAAGCTGGCCCGCTCTGGCACCTACGAAGGGAAATTCTTTGACGAGGAGTCTTACAGTATCTTGCGCAAGGCTCAGCGCAACAACGAGGACATCTCTGAGATCAAGCCCCTGTTCACTGTCAATGTTGACCATCGAGGAGCCTGGAGCGGACTGTGGGTCTCCACCGAGGTACTGGTGGCCTGCATCGGCCTCCTGGTTTATTACCTGGCTTTCAGTGCCAAGAGCAACATCCAAGCCTGA